In the Streptomyces sp. f51 genome, one interval contains:
- a CDS encoding adenosine deaminase — protein sequence MSLPKAELHLHIEGTLEPELAFALAARNGVTLPYADTEDLRKAYLFDDLQTFLNLYYELMAVLRTEADFADLADAYLARAAAQGVRHAEIFFDPQAHIARGVPMGTVVEGLWRALGRSEETHGVSTQLIMCFLRDESAESAMDTLEAAKPYLDRITGVGLDSAEVGHPPVKFRAVYEAAAGLGLRRVAHAGEEGPPAYITEALDILGVERVDHGLRCMEDPELVERLVRERVPLTLCPLSNVRLRAVDVLAEHPLPAMMDAGLLCTVNSDDPAYFGGYAGDNFGAVREALGLGEERLRELARNSFEASFLEHDEERRARYIAEVEAYEFP from the coding sequence ATGTCCCTCCCCAAGGCTGAACTGCACCTCCACATCGAAGGCACCCTCGAACCCGAGCTGGCCTTCGCCCTCGCGGCGCGCAACGGCGTCACCCTGCCGTACGCGGACACCGAGGACCTGCGCAAGGCGTACCTCTTCGACGACCTCCAGACCTTCCTGAACCTGTACTACGAACTCATGGCCGTCTTGCGGACCGAAGCGGACTTCGCCGATCTTGCCGACGCCTATCTCGCCCGCGCCGCGGCGCAGGGCGTACGGCACGCGGAGATCTTCTTCGACCCGCAGGCGCACATCGCCCGGGGCGTGCCGATGGGGACCGTCGTCGAGGGGCTGTGGCGGGCGCTCGGGCGCAGCGAGGAGACCCACGGCGTCTCCACCCAGCTGATCATGTGCTTCCTGCGCGACGAGTCCGCCGAGTCCGCCATGGACACCCTGGAGGCCGCGAAGCCCTACCTCGACCGGATCACGGGCGTCGGCCTGGACTCCGCCGAGGTCGGCCACCCGCCCGTCAAGTTCCGCGCGGTGTACGAGGCCGCCGCCGGGCTGGGTCTGCGGCGCGTCGCGCACGCAGGGGAGGAGGGGCCGCCCGCGTACATCACCGAGGCCCTGGACATCCTCGGCGTCGAGCGCGTCGACCACGGGCTGCGCTGCATGGAGGACCCCGAGCTCGTCGAGCGGCTGGTCCGCGAGCGGGTCCCGCTGACCCTGTGCCCGCTGTCGAACGTGCGGCTGCGCGCCGTGGACGTCCTGGCGGAGCACCCGCTGCCCGCCATGATGGACGCCGGTCTGCTGTGCACGGTCAACTCCGACGACCCGGCCTACTTCGGCGGGTACGCCGGGGACAACTTCGGCGCGGTGCGCGAGGCCCTCGGGCTCGGCGAGGAGCGGCTACGGGAGCTGGCGCGCAACTCGTTCGAGGCGTCCTTCCTGGAGCACGACGAGGAGCGGCGGGCGCGGTACATCGCCGAGGTCGAGGCGTACGAGTTCCCGTAG
- a CDS encoding histidine triad nucleotide-binding protein, which yields MAQEPGRDAGGEPQDDCLFCKIVAGQIPATLVRESDTTVAFRDINPQAPTHILIIPKLHYPDAASLAAAEPAVAADVLREAGEVAAEEKLESYRVVFNTGSGAGQTVFHAHAHLLGGRGMQWPPG from the coding sequence ATGGCGCAGGAGCCGGGGCGGGACGCGGGCGGGGAACCGCAGGACGACTGCCTGTTCTGCAAGATCGTGGCGGGGCAGATCCCGGCGACGCTGGTGCGCGAGAGCGACACGACCGTGGCGTTCCGCGACATCAACCCGCAGGCACCCACGCACATCCTGATCATTCCCAAGCTGCACTACCCCGACGCCGCGTCCCTGGCCGCCGCCGAGCCCGCCGTCGCGGCGGACGTCCTGCGCGAGGCCGGCGAGGTCGCGGCCGAGGAGAAGCTGGAGAGCTACCGCGTCGTGTTCAACACGGGCAGCGGCGCCGGCCAGACCGTGTTCCACGCGCACGCCCATCTCCTGGGCGGACGCGGCATGCAGTGGCCGCCGGGATAG
- a CDS encoding MFS transporter: MSARTPTPWPLVALFTAGYLAAYLLPTTVGRLDAGLPLSATQAGAVGSVLLLSSASAGFLLASRVDRFGPRALARAGLLLAAAGYGTAALSSALPLVIGGAIAGGFGSGTATTVAATGIAGRPDPHRVTTLGLFGVSGLAGALYLTIPHLGPGHGYPLAAIACTALLALTLTGRLPARTPAAHAPRAAAPLPHRRSGLLLAGALLFWSLAQNSLWGVSGRIGLTQAGLSEVEVGAVFAVALGAGLLGTLGAGALGPRLGRALPIGLGTALIAGCIALSAAATDLTSFASGEIAWNALYPVVLSYVLGLAASMDPRGRWAVLVGSASSLGTACGPLTGSLLSAREGYPAMGTVLAAGLLLIGVPMTLVALRTRPATRIPVVEIAVPEIPVPEIPVVGIPLEGVPAQRKAYGTAGPRPTAAAPALGPVGA, encoded by the coding sequence GTGTCCGCCCGCACCCCCACGCCCTGGCCCCTCGTCGCCCTCTTCACGGCCGGGTACCTCGCCGCGTATCTGCTCCCCACCACCGTCGGCCGCCTCGACGCGGGACTCCCGCTGTCGGCCACCCAGGCGGGAGCCGTCGGCAGTGTCCTGCTGCTGAGCTCGGCCTCGGCCGGCTTCCTGCTCGCCTCCCGCGTCGACCGTTTCGGCCCGCGCGCGCTGGCCCGCGCCGGGCTGCTCCTCGCCGCCGCCGGCTACGGCACCGCCGCGCTGTCGTCGGCCCTGCCCCTGGTGATCGGCGGCGCGATCGCGGGCGGCTTCGGCTCCGGCACGGCCACCACGGTCGCCGCGACCGGGATCGCCGGCCGGCCCGATCCCCACCGGGTCACCACCCTCGGCCTGTTCGGCGTCTCCGGACTCGCGGGCGCCCTGTACCTGACCATCCCCCATCTGGGCCCGGGGCACGGCTACCCGCTCGCCGCGATCGCCTGCACCGCGCTGCTCGCGCTGACCCTGACGGGACGGCTTCCCGCGCGCACCCCGGCCGCGCACGCCCCTCGCGCCGCCGCCCCGCTCCCGCACCGCCGCTCGGGTCTGCTGCTCGCCGGAGCCCTGCTCTTCTGGTCCCTGGCACAGAACTCCCTGTGGGGGGTGAGCGGCCGGATAGGTCTGACCCAGGCCGGGCTCTCCGAGGTCGAGGTCGGCGCGGTGTTCGCGGTGGCGCTCGGCGCAGGACTGCTCGGGACCCTCGGCGCGGGCGCCCTCGGCCCCCGGCTCGGCCGGGCGCTGCCGATCGGTCTGGGCACGGCCCTGATAGCCGGCTGCATCGCGCTGAGCGCGGCGGCCACCGATCTGACGTCCTTCGCTTCGGGCGAGATCGCCTGGAACGCGCTGTACCCGGTCGTGCTCTCGTACGTGCTCGGCCTCGCCGCGTCCATGGACCCGCGCGGCCGGTGGGCGGTCCTCGTCGGGTCCGCCTCCTCGCTCGGCACGGCGTGCGGCCCGCTCACCGGCAGCCTGCTCTCCGCGCGGGAGGGCTATCCGGCGATGGGGACCGTCCTGGCGGCGGGCCTGCTGCTGATCGGCGTCCCGATGACGCTCGTGGCCCTGCGCACACGGCCCGCCACCCGGATTCCCGTCGTGGAGATCGCCGTGCCGGAGATCCCTGTGCCGGAGATTCCCGTCGTCGGGATCCCGCTGGAGGGCGTGCCCGCGCAGCGGAAGGCGTACGGGACCGCGGGGCCCCGGCCCACGGCGGCCGCGCCGGCGCTCGGACCCGTGGGCGCCTGA
- a CDS encoding PhoH family protein — MTQTPTAHGPVQGQARAHFTVPAKHPMVTVLGSGDSLLRVIEKAFPAADIHVRGNEISAVGDAGEVALVQRLFDEMMLVLRTGQPMTEDAVERSIAMLRASGNGEGDGQETPAEVLTQNILSSRGRTIRPKTLNQKRYVDAIDKHTIVFGIGPAGTGKTYLAMAKAVQALQSKQVNRIILTRPAVEAGERLGFLPGTLYEKIDPYLRPLYDALHDMLDPDSIPKLMASGTIEVAPLAYMRGRTLNDAFIILDEAQNTSPEQMKMFLTRLGFDSKIVITGDVTQVDLPSGTKSGLRQVQDILEGVEDVHFSRLTSQDVVRHKLVGRIVDAYEKYDSENGTENGSHKSRGHKGK, encoded by the coding sequence ATGACTCAGACACCCACAGCTCACGGCCCCGTCCAGGGGCAGGCACGCGCGCACTTCACCGTCCCGGCCAAGCACCCCATGGTGACCGTTCTGGGTTCCGGAGACTCCTTGCTGCGCGTGATCGAGAAGGCCTTCCCGGCGGCCGACATCCACGTCCGGGGCAACGAGATCAGCGCGGTGGGCGACGCCGGTGAAGTCGCGCTCGTCCAGCGCCTGTTCGACGAGATGATGCTGGTGCTCCGCACGGGGCAGCCCATGACGGAGGACGCAGTGGAACGCTCGATCGCCATGCTCAGGGCGAGCGGGAACGGGGAGGGCGACGGCCAGGAGACTCCGGCCGAGGTGCTCACGCAGAACATCCTGTCCTCGCGAGGCCGCACGATCCGCCCCAAGACCCTCAACCAGAAGCGCTATGTCGACGCCATCGACAAGCACACGATCGTGTTCGGCATCGGCCCCGCGGGCACCGGCAAGACGTACCTCGCCATGGCGAAGGCCGTCCAGGCGCTCCAGTCCAAGCAGGTCAACCGGATCATCCTGACCCGCCCGGCGGTCGAGGCCGGCGAGCGTCTCGGCTTCCTGCCCGGCACGCTCTACGAGAAGATCGACCCGTATCTGCGCCCGCTGTACGACGCGCTGCACGACATGCTCGACCCGGACTCGATCCCGAAGCTGATGGCCTCGGGGACGATCGAGGTGGCCCCGCTGGCGTACATGCGCGGCAGGACCCTGAACGACGCCTTCATCATCCTGGACGAGGCCCAGAACACGAGCCCCGAGCAGATGAAGATGTTCCTCACCCGGCTCGGCTTCGACTCGAAGATCGTCATCACGGGTGACGTGACGCAGGTCGACCTCCCGAGCGGCACGAAGTCGGGTCTGCGGCAGGTCCAGGACATCCTGGAGGGTGTCGAGGACGTCCACTTCTCGCGGCTCACGTCCCAGGATGTCGTCCGGCACAAGCTGGTCGGCCGTATCGTCGACGCGTACGAGAAGTACGACAGCGAGAACGGCACCGAGAACGGCTCCCACAAGAGCCGGGGCCACAAAGGGAAGTAG
- a CDS encoding MmcQ/YjbR family DNA-binding protein gives MTPQQLRAFCLSFNAAVEDFPFNPETSVFKVLGKLFALTNLDGRPLKVNLKCDPQDAIRLREQHPGLIAPGYHMNKRHWNTVTVDGELPDRLVRELVEDSYDLVVAGLPRAERLRLDRP, from the coding sequence GTGACCCCGCAGCAGCTGCGCGCGTTCTGTCTGTCCTTCAACGCGGCCGTCGAGGACTTCCCCTTCAACCCCGAGACCTCGGTCTTCAAGGTGCTGGGCAAGCTCTTCGCGCTGACGAACCTGGACGGACGCCCGCTCAAGGTCAACCTGAAGTGCGACCCGCAGGACGCGATCCGGCTGCGCGAGCAGCACCCGGGGCTGATCGCCCCCGGCTATCACATGAACAAGCGGCACTGGAACACGGTGACGGTCGACGGAGAGCTCCCGGACCGTCTGGTCCGGGAGCTCGTCGAGGATTCCTACGATCTCGTCGTGGCCGGTCTGCCACGTGCCGAGCGCCTGCGCCTCGACCGCCCCTGA
- a CDS encoding hemolysin family protein: MSPQLVIGAIVLVVVAWLAACAEAGLARVSSFRAEEAVRGGRRGSAKLAQVTADPTRYLNVALLVRVACEMAAAALVVYACLKEFDKTWQALAVAIAVMVLVSYVAVGVSPRTIGRQHPLNTATAAAYVLLPLARIMGPIPPLLILIGNALTPGKGFRRGPFASEAELRAMVDLAEKESLIEDEERRMVHSVFELGDTLVREVMVPRTDLVVIERYKTIRQALTLALRSGFSRIPVTGENEDDIVGIVYLKDLARKTHISREAESELVSTAMRPATFVPDTKNAGDLLREMQQERNHVAVVIDEYGGTAGIVTIEDILEEIVGEITDEYDRELPPVQELGDDRFRVTARLDIGDLGELYGFEAYDDEDVETVGGLLAKALGRVPIAGASSVVELPDGRELRLTAEAAAGRRNKIVTVLVEPVGPAGSPREEKPE; this comes from the coding sequence ATGAGTCCACAGCTGGTCATCGGTGCCATCGTTCTGGTCGTCGTCGCCTGGCTCGCCGCGTGCGCGGAGGCGGGCCTCGCGCGCGTCTCCAGCTTCCGCGCCGAGGAGGCGGTCCGCGGCGGCCGGCGCGGCAGCGCCAAGCTCGCCCAGGTCACCGCGGACCCGACGCGCTATCTGAACGTGGCGCTGCTGGTCCGCGTGGCCTGCGAGATGGCGGCCGCCGCGCTCGTCGTCTACGCCTGCCTCAAGGAGTTCGACAAGACCTGGCAGGCCCTCGCCGTCGCGATCGCCGTCATGGTCCTCGTCTCGTACGTCGCGGTCGGGGTCTCGCCGCGCACCATCGGCCGCCAGCACCCGCTGAACACCGCCACCGCGGCGGCGTACGTGCTGCTGCCGCTGGCCCGGATCATGGGCCCGATCCCGCCGCTGCTCATCCTCATCGGCAACGCGCTCACCCCCGGCAAGGGATTCAGGCGCGGCCCGTTCGCCTCCGAGGCGGAACTGCGGGCGATGGTCGACCTCGCCGAGAAGGAGTCGCTGATCGAGGACGAGGAGCGCCGCATGGTGCACTCCGTCTTCGAGCTCGGCGACACCCTCGTGCGCGAGGTCATGGTGCCCCGCACCGACCTCGTCGTCATCGAGCGCTACAAGACCATCCGGCAGGCCCTCACCCTGGCCCTGCGCTCGGGCTTCTCGCGCATACCCGTGACCGGCGAGAACGAGGACGACATCGTCGGGATCGTCTACCTCAAGGACCTGGCCCGCAAGACGCACATCAGCCGCGAGGCCGAGTCCGAGCTGGTCTCCACGGCCATGCGCCCGGCCACGTTCGTGCCCGACACCAAGAACGCGGGCGACCTGCTGCGCGAGATGCAGCAGGAGCGCAATCACGTCGCCGTCGTCATCGACGAGTACGGCGGCACGGCCGGCATCGTCACCATCGAGGACATCCTCGAGGAGATCGTCGGCGAGATCACCGACGAGTACGACCGCGAGCTGCCCCCCGTCCAGGAGCTCGGCGACGACCGCTTCCGGGTGACCGCCCGCCTCGACATCGGCGACCTCGGCGAGCTGTACGGCTTCGAGGCCTACGACGACGAGGACGTGGAGACCGTCGGCGGACTGCTGGCCAAGGCGCTGGGGCGGGTCCCGATCGCCGGCGCCTCCTCGGTGGTCGAACTGCCCGACGGACGCGAACTGCGCCTCACCGCGGAGGCCGCCGCCGGCCGCCGGAACAAGATCGTCACGGTCCTCGTCGAGCCGGTCGGCCCGGCCGGCTCCCCGCGGGAGGAGAAGCCGGAGTGA
- a CDS encoding ribonuclease Z translates to MSARELVVLGTASQVPTRHRNHNGYLLRWDGEGLLFDPGEGTQRQMLRAGVAAHDLNRICVTHFHGDHALGLGGVIQRINLDRVPHEVTAHYPLSGAHFFERLRYATAYRETVPLTEAPVADDGVLATTPAYTLEARRLSHPVESFGYRLVEPDGRRMLPELLARHGIKGPDVGVLQRDGSLRGVTLDDVSEVRPGQKFAFVMDTRLCEGVDALAEGCDLLVIESTFLDGDHKLAADHGHLTAGQAGRVAKEAGVRHLVLTHFSQRYPDAGEFEREARAAGFDGELTVAQDLVRVPVPKRH, encoded by the coding sequence TTGTCCGCACGTGAACTGGTGGTCCTCGGCACCGCCAGCCAGGTTCCGACCCGGCACCGCAACCACAACGGCTATCTGCTGCGCTGGGACGGCGAGGGTCTCCTCTTCGACCCCGGAGAGGGCACCCAGCGCCAGATGCTGCGCGCCGGGGTCGCCGCGCACGACCTGAACCGCATCTGCGTCACCCACTTCCACGGCGACCACGCGCTCGGACTCGGCGGGGTGATCCAGCGCATCAACCTCGACCGCGTACCGCACGAGGTGACCGCGCACTACCCGCTCTCCGGGGCGCACTTCTTCGAGCGGCTGCGGTACGCCACCGCCTACCGCGAGACCGTGCCGCTGACCGAGGCGCCGGTCGCGGACGACGGCGTCCTCGCGACGACCCCCGCCTACACCCTGGAGGCCCGCAGGCTCTCGCACCCCGTCGAGTCCTTCGGCTACCGGCTGGTCGAGCCGGACGGCCGGCGGATGCTGCCGGAGCTGCTCGCCCGGCACGGCATCAAGGGGCCCGACGTCGGGGTGCTGCAACGGGACGGCTCCCTGCGGGGCGTCACGCTGGACGACGTCAGCGAGGTCCGGCCGGGACAGAAGTTCGCGTTCGTCATGGACACCCGGCTGTGCGAGGGCGTGGACGCGCTCGCCGAGGGCTGCGACCTGCTGGTCATCGAGTCGACGTTCCTCGACGGCGACCACAAGCTGGCGGCCGACCACGGCCATCTGACGGCCGGCCAGGCCGGCCGGGTGGCCAAGGAGGCGGGGGTGCGGCACCTCGTGCTCACCCACTTCAGCCAGCGCTACCCCGACGCCGGGGAGTTCGAGCGCGAGGCCCGCGCGGCGGGGTTCGACGGGGAACTGACGGTGGCGCAGGACCTGGTGAGGGTGCCGGTCCCGAAGCGGCACTGA
- a CDS encoding PfkB family carbohydrate kinase codes for MINGEGPFRQAHVDPLAGLRTADDPPWDVYLTGTVFLDIIFTGLDSAPVRGTESWARGMGSSPGGVANMATALARLGLRTSLAAAFGDDHYGEYCWDALEQGESIDLTPSRTVPGWHSPVTVSMAYEGERTMVSHGHEPPPEEAAPDCPPRARAAVASLTPGVRAPWIEQAASRGTRIFADVGWDDTGRWDLAGLADLAHCEAFLPNAEEAMRYTGADCPRAAAHALARHVPLAVVTLGSDGAYAVDGRTGESAEVPAIAVEALDPTGAGDVFVAGFVTGTLAGWPLADRLAFAGLTAALSVQEFGGSLSAPGWSEIAAWWRRVHSVADQDPAALSRYAFLEGLLPEVTRPWPLRRAVPTIGFGRSA; via the coding sequence GTGATCAACGGCGAGGGACCGTTCCGCCAGGCCCATGTCGACCCGCTCGCCGGGCTGCGCACGGCCGACGACCCGCCCTGGGACGTCTATCTGACCGGCACGGTCTTCCTGGACATCATCTTCACCGGGCTCGACTCCGCTCCCGTGCGCGGCACCGAGTCCTGGGCACGCGGCATGGGTTCGAGCCCCGGCGGCGTCGCGAACATGGCGACCGCCCTCGCCCGCCTCGGCCTGCGCACCTCCCTGGCCGCCGCCTTCGGCGACGACCACTACGGCGAGTACTGCTGGGACGCCCTGGAACAGGGCGAGAGCATCGATCTGACGCCGTCGCGGACCGTGCCCGGCTGGCACTCGCCGGTCACCGTGTCGATGGCGTACGAGGGCGAGCGGACCATGGTCAGCCATGGGCACGAGCCGCCGCCCGAGGAGGCCGCGCCCGACTGCCCGCCGCGCGCCCGCGCCGCCGTCGCCTCGCTGACCCCGGGAGTCCGCGCGCCCTGGATCGAGCAGGCCGCGAGCCGGGGCACCCGGATCTTCGCGGACGTCGGCTGGGACGACACCGGGCGCTGGGACCTGGCGGGCCTCGCCGACCTGGCGCACTGCGAGGCGTTCCTGCCCAACGCCGAGGAGGCCATGCGCTACACCGGCGCCGACTGCCCCCGCGCGGCCGCGCACGCGCTGGCCCGCCACGTGCCGCTGGCGGTCGTCACCCTCGGCTCCGACGGCGCCTACGCCGTGGACGGACGCACCGGGGAGAGCGCCGAGGTCCCCGCGATCGCCGTCGAGGCGCTCGACCCCACCGGCGCGGGAGACGTCTTCGTCGCCGGTTTCGTCACCGGCACCCTGGCCGGCTGGCCGCTGGCCGACCGGCTCGCCTTCGCCGGGCTGACCGCGGCGCTCTCCGTCCAGGAGTTCGGCGGATCGCTGTCGGCGCCCGGCTGGTCGGAGATCGCGGCCTGGTGGCGCCGGGTCCACTCGGTCGCCGACCAGGACCCGGCGGCCCTGAGCCGGTACGCCTTCCTGGAGGGCCTGCTCCCGGAGGTCACGCGTCCCTGGCCGCTGCGCCGGGCGGTCCCGACGATCGGCTTCGGCCGCTCGGCCTGA
- the ybeY gene encoding rRNA maturation RNase YbeY, with protein MSIDVNNESGTEVDEQAILDIARYALARMRIHPLSELSVIVVDTDAMEQLHIQWMDLPGPTDVMSFPMDELRPPSKDDDEPPQGLLGDIVLCPEVAERQGKDAPTEHSMDEELQLLTVHGVLHLLGYDHEEADEKAEMFGLQAAIVDGWRAEKGITGPSPAPTVS; from the coding sequence ATGTCGATCGACGTCAACAACGAGTCCGGAACCGAGGTCGACGAGCAGGCGATCCTCGACATCGCCCGCTACGCGCTCGCACGGATGCGCATCCACCCGCTCTCCGAGCTCTCGGTGATCGTCGTGGACACCGACGCCATGGAGCAGCTCCACATCCAGTGGATGGACCTGCCGGGCCCGACGGACGTCATGTCCTTCCCGATGGACGAGCTGCGCCCGCCGTCGAAGGACGACGACGAGCCGCCGCAGGGTCTGCTCGGCGACATCGTGCTCTGCCCCGAGGTCGCCGAGCGCCAGGGCAAGGACGCCCCGACGGAGCACTCCATGGACGAGGAGCTCCAGCTGCTCACCGTCCACGGTGTGCTGCACCTGCTCGGCTACGACCACGAGGAGGCCGACGAGAAGGCCGAGATGTTCGGCCTCCAGGCCGCCATCGTGGACGGCTGGCGTGCGGAGAAGGGCATCACGGGTCCGTCTCCGGCCCCGACCGTGTCATGA